GGCCGTCGACCTGACCGACGTGCGGGAGCAGCTGAACCGGCTGCGGTCGGCGGCGGCCTCTGCCGCGACGAGCGTCGGGGCGGGCGTGGCGCCGGTGGCCGCGACCCCGGTCGCCGACACCGACCGGCAGGCCACCGACGACGAGCGGTTCGCCGCGATCGCCCGGCACTACGGCCCGATCGCGCACGATCCGGCGGTGTGCGGCTGCCACGTGCACGTCGGCGTGCCGTCCCGGGCAGCGGCGATCGACGTGTGCCGACGGATCCGACCGTGGTTGCCGGTCGTCCAGGCGCTGGCCGCGAACTCGCCGCTGTACCTCGGCGCCGACACCGGGTACGCGAGCTGGCGGTCGGTGCAGCTCGACCGCTGGCCGAGTCTCGGGCCGATTCCGCACCTGGAATCCGTGGACGACTACGACCGGGCCGTGGCGGCACTCGTCGCCTCCGGCGCGATGCTCGACGAGACGATGGTGCTCTGGCACGTCCGTCCGTCGGCCACGTACCCGACGGTGGAGGTACGGGTCGCCGACGTGTGTCCCACGGTCGACGACACGGTGCTGGTGGCCGGTCTGGTGCGCGGCCTCGTCGCGACCGCGCTCGGGAGTTCTTCTGACGCCGGGCGCGTCCCGGATCACCTGCTGCACGCCGCCCACTGGAACGCCGCGCGCACCGGGCTGACCGGCACGCTGCTGGATCCCCGCGACGGACGAGCCCGCCCGGCGTGGTCGCTGGTGGACGAACTGGTCGACACGATCGGCCCGGAGCTGCGACGGCACGGCGATCTGGACGTCGTCACCGCGCAGTTGGAGCGGCTGCGCCGCGACGGAACCGGAGCCGACCGCCAGCGCCGAACGCTGGCGCGCACCGACAGCATCGCCGCGGTCCTCGCCGAACTGACCTGCTAGTTACTCGAACAACGAGCCGCTATCGGAGCCGGCCCGGTTCCGAGCCCGCCGTCGCAACTGGATGACGACCAGGTCGACCAGCGCCACGACCGCTAGCGCCACCATGATCCAGGCGGGTACGGCCTGGTCGGCGACGAACAGCAGGACCGCGAGCACCGCGGAGACGACGAACCCGAACGCGGCCAGGACGAGCCGCAGGTTGAGCGGACTGTACGCGTGGCCGACGGTGCCCCGCCGACCCGGAGGCTGAGCGCTGAGAGGCATGCTCTGGCGCTACCCGGGTTCGCCGGCTCCATTCGCCGAGTGGCCGCCGCTCTTCGTCGCGGCCTCGGCTTTGATGCCAGCGAGCAGCAACCGCAGGCCGTATTCGAACTGATCGGCCGAGCCGACGACCGGCAAGTCGACGCCTGCGGCATCCAGCGCATCGACAGCCCGGGCCGCCTGGTGCCAGCGGGGGTCGCGCTCGCCGGCCCGGACCGCCATCGCCAACGCCGCGGCCAGGTAGGCGACCAGCGCTTGCGAGGCCCGGACGACGTCGGCGGGGGGCAGACCGGCGTCGGCGAGGGCGGTCAGCACGGCGGCGCCGAGCCGCTGTCCGTTCGCGCCGAGCGGCGGGCGGGACGCGATGTGGGCGGCGATGCCCGGGTGCCGCAGCGCCGCAGCGCGGATGCCGTCAAGAACCTCGCGGAGCCGCACGTCCCACGGCGCGTCCGCATCCGGCTCGACGACGTCGGCGAGCGCCTGGTCAGCGACCGCGTCGAGCAGCGCTTCGCGGTCGCCGAAGTGCCGGTAGAGCGCCATCGGGTCGCAGCCGAGCTCGGCGGCGATCCGCCGCATGGACATCGCCTTCGGTCCGTCCCGATCGCCGACCTGGAGGGCGGCCGCCGTGATCACCGTCGGGCTCAGCGTGCGTTGCCGGGGCATGCGCCAAATCTACGCCGTAGACATTCAGGAGCACGCATGTCTACGCTGTAGACAACCACGAATTACCGGAGGTGGCTCGATGCCCGTCGTCCAGGCTGCTCGTCTCCTTGCGCTCTTCCTGAGCGCAACCACGTTCGCGTTCCTGTTCCTCCACGACAGCTGGCGTACCGACAACCTGTTCCTGGTCCCTGATCTGCTGCTCTGCGCCGCACTGGTGGCCGCAGCCGCCGTCCCGGCCGAGCGAGGCCTGCCGTACCTGCTCGCCGCGTTCGGATATACGTCCGGCGTCCTGACCACCGCGGCGTTCGAGTACGTGGCCCAGGGGCAACTCGGCGTTCCGAGCCTGCTGGGCGCGCTCGGCGCGGTCGCGGTCACCGTCCTACTCGCTCGCGCCGTCGCCACACCGGCCCGGGTTGCCGCCCCCGTCCCTGCCGAACGCTGATCCCGCGTCTCCTCGGCGGCCATGCTGCCGGAGTGCCGGCCGAATCCCCTTTGCGACCATGGAGGCGTGACGTACCAGGTGCGGCGAATTCGTCCCGACGATTGGCTGGAGCTCCGTCGTCTTCGACTGGAAGCGCTGAAAGACTCCCCGCTGGCCTTCGTCGAGCAGTACGACGACGCGATCGCGCTCCCGGACAGCGCCTGGCAGGAGCGGGCGCGCTCCACCGCCACCGGACGAGAGGGAGCACGCTTCGTCGCCGCGGACCCAGCCGGCCAACTCGTCGCCACGGCCGGCGTGTTCCGCGAGCCGGAGATCCTCGACCACACCTCGGCGATGCTCGTCGGCGTCTACGTCACGCCTGCCTACCGAGGCCCGGAGCGGCGCACGGCAGCGGCGGTCACCGACGCCGCCGTCGAGTGGGCGCGCACCGAGTTGCGCGCGGATCGCATCCGGCTGTTCGTCCTGGCGATCAACGAACGCGCGAAGTCCTTCTACCGACGCGCCGGCTTCGCCGAAACCGGCGAAACGATGCGCTACCCGCCCGACCCTAGTTACCTGGAGCTAGAAATGGCGTGCGCGAGCAGCCCTCGGAGAGCTGCCGAGGCAGTCGAACCCTGACCGCCTCCGGGGACCACCGCGGCGCCATGAGCGCGACGACTCGCGCCCGAGCGATCCGGCGGCGCGCTTCGGCCGCTTGGGTCCGGGCCACCGCGGATTCCTCCCGTGACAGCCGACTTTCATTCCTCGTCACACCAGCGAAGAAGTGCAGATCTCGTGAGCAGCGGCGCGCGTGGTGACAATCGAGCATCACGCGCGCGATCCGACGAACGGCGTCACCACCGGGGCCCCTGCCGCGCGGGGCTCGGGCGGCGGCCGAAGGCCGCCCTTGATCTATGTAAGGGAACTTTGAACACAGCGACGTCTGACCGGCACCGCGGCAAGCCCGCCGCTCACCGGAGATAGAACCCCGCCTGGCTGCGCTCTGTCTCGTGCCGTGGCCGGGCGGGGCCGTAGAGCGGGGATAGCGCAGTCGGCAGCGCAGCGGTTCCAGGCGTCCAGGATGTGCGGCTCGATACTGTGCGCCCAACAGCGGGAGGGCGTCAGCATGGCAGTGCTCATCGACAGCAGCCGGATCCGACCGGGCCGGGTCTGGTACGTCATCGTCAGCGTCGTGTTCGGTCTCAGCCTGATCGCCGGAATCGCTGTGTTCTTGTTCGGAGTCTCGAAAGCGAACGACGCCGACCCGAAGGTGCTGACACAGTCGAGCGGCTCCACGCCCACGCAGGTCTTGCTCGGCTACGACACCAGCTACGTGATCTACGTCGAGCAGAGCGCCAGCACGCCGACCTGCACGGCGAACCCGTCCTCTGACATCGCGCTCAGGCGGCCGCAGGACGACCCGCTGTTCAAGCGGCTGCATAAAGACGGCCGCTTCGATCACGGCGGCAAGACCTGGAAGCCGGCGGTGACGGTCTTCCCTCACAGGACCCACACGGTCGCCCTCTCCTGCGGGAGCACGCCGTTCCTCGTCGGCGACCAGGCGCCAATCACGGGCAGATTCTTCGGCGGTGCTGCCGGATTGGTCGGCCTGCCTTGCATCGGCTTTGTGATCGCGATGATCATCGGGTTGATCACGGTGATTCGTCGCAGCGGCAGCAGGAAGCGGTTGCAGATCGAGGCGGCCGCCCCGTACGGCCCCAACGCCTACCAGCAGCCCGGTCCTTACCAGCAGCCCGGCCCGTACGGAGGCCAGTACCCGCCGCAGTACTGAGCGGCCCCTCTCCCACTCGAAATACCCGTGCATCATGTCGACGCGTCCTGACTGCCGCGGCCAGGCAATGCCAGGGCTCCGTAGGCGGCAAGAAGGATCGCAGCGCCGTACTCGGCTCCGCTGATCGCTTCGGCGCTGGTGGGTGGATTCAGCCCCCGAGCGGCGAGTAGATCGTGCACATGTGCGGCCAGATCTGCTGGGCTGATGGGCACCGACTCAGGCGGCAGGTCGGTCTCTGCGTCGATGTAGACCGTGCCGCGATTGGTAGCGAGCATTGCCACGACTCAGACCGCCGTTTCGACGGCAGGCAGGATCTCGCCGCGGTCGTCGGCGGCGAGCACATCAACGGCCCACCGATGGTGGTCGCACGGCCACAGCGGCGCGTAAATCTGGTGCGTGGCCGACGCACACAGCCGGACCGGGTTATCAGGGTGACCAGTGGGCGCGCAGGGCTGGTGCTGGTTGATGATTCCGCGTGCGGTCTCGACGTCATCGGGCACTTCCGGCAGCAGCTCACCCAGCACTACGCCGCTGACATGATGCTCGGGCCGCTCGCGCTCCTGGAGACGATCGCGGCGCAGTGCAGACTGATCGGTGGCCTGATCGACGCGGCCGACGGCCCGACTCGGCGGAACATGGCCCGATCGGCGTGGCCTATTCGACGTTCGCGGCCTGGCTGCACCTCGACGCAGGCGACCCGGGCGGCGCGCTGCGGTGGCACGACGTAGCTCAGGAATGGGCTTACCGTGCCCAGGACCGGGTAGCGGTTGCGCGTGCGCTCGTGGACCGAGCGATGGCGCGAACCGATCTCGGCACGGGTGCCGCCGTGGTGGACCTCTGCGAGGCTGCCCTACTGGACGGAGCCGTCTCCATCCCGAGGTGCGGGTCTTCGCCTACCAGCAGCAAGCACACGGTGCGTCGCTGCTGAACGACCGGGCCGAGGTCGATCGGCTCCTCGACACCGCCGGGGCGCTGATCGGCTCCGTCGACGTCGAGCTGTGGGGCACCGCTTGCCTGCGTACTCCGCACTACGTCGAGGTCCAGCGGGCCACCTGTTACGGGCGGCTGGGAGTCCCCCGCGAGGCCGAGCGCATCTGGTCGCAGATCCTGCCGGAAGCTCCGCCGTCAGCTCGCCGAGACGTCGGGGTGTGGTCTGCCCGGCGCGCTCAGGCGGCAGCAGCGGCCGGGGAGCCTGAGCAGGCGGTCGAGCTGGCACGTCAGTCGGTGGCAATCGCCGTGACACCGGGTCAGCCCGCGCTCGCCGGGAGCTGGCCGCGCTGAACGTAGCCATGACCCCGTGGCAATCCGACCCGGTCGGGCGTGACCTGGCCGAGGCACTGGCACGGATCACCGGGAGGATCTGACGTGGCCGAGGCACTGACCCACGAAGAGATCGAGAAGCGCATCGCCGATCTGCCGGGTTGGACGACGGACGGTCGCAAGATCGAGCGCACGTACGACATCGCGCACATCCCCGGAGCGGCATTCGTCGTGCACATCGCGGCCATCCAGGACGACCTCGGACATCACTCCGACGCCACGCTCGGCTACCGGCAGCTGCACGTGTCGATCAGCTCCAGCGACCTGGGCGGACGCGTCGCCGAGCACGACATCGAGCTAGCCCGTCGCATCGAGGCAGCCGCACCCGCACACGGCGCGATCTAGTCGCGGAGAGTAATCACCCCCGCGAGCAATCCACCCTGGATCGACCGCCCCCAGGTACGCCGGTTCTCGGGGGGTAAGTGGGGGGCGCGAACCAGGGAGCGCCGAGGCCGGGCCCCCGCTGACCAGCAAGAAGAGAGCTGGTGAGGGGACTTGAACCCCTAACCGCCCGATTACAAGTCGGGTGCGCTGCCAATTGCGCCACACCAGCAGGTACGCCTGATCGTAGCCGCTCCCCACACACCCCTGCTGGGACGCTGCTCACTGATGGGTCTGTGCCCCCATCGCGAACTTCGTCAGGTCGGTCCAATCGAACGCCCCGATGGCGAGCGGCTCCGGCGGCGTCTGGTCGACCACCGCGTCCTCGAACTCCGGACGCCACCCACCGACCGTCGCGATCACACCCGACTCCAGGTAGCTGGCCACGTCCAGGTTGAACCACTGCCGGGACGTCGGCCTGCGCCCCGTCCCCGCTGGGCGCGGAGCGTCCAGGCCGAGGTAGCTGGCCTGGGAGCGTAAGGCCCCCGCGTCCGCCATCTCGTGCAAGTCGCAGACCTGCGCCCGGATCACCCGGGACCAGGCGGAGAAGCCGTCCATGACGTCGAGGTCGAGATCCTCCCGTGCCCAGTACCGCTCGAACGGCGGAGCGGACGCATCCAGGGCTTCGTGGATCCACTCCACCAGTTCGTCGGGCTCGAGCGCCTTCTCGTCGCTCCGGTCGTACCCGGTCGACCACCAGGCGCGCAGGAACTCCTCCAGCGGTCTACGGGTGGAGGACCCGAATCGGGACATCGCGAGGTACAGGTCACTGTTGGTTCGGACGGTGGGCACTCGACCATCCAACTAGACCCAGGGGTCCCTCCAACAGGGACCTGCGGCCAGTTAACCCAATCGACTCAGCGGGGTCCGGTCGTCGTCTGTCGGATGCGCAGTTCGGTCGGAATGGTTGCCCGCATGGTCGGCGTCTCGTCCCGGTCGTCGCGGCTGAGCAGACGCCAGGCGGCCCGGCCCTTCTCCGCGTGCGACTGGTGGATCGTCGTCAACCCGCTGATGCTGGCCTCGGGGATGTCGTCGAAGCCGGTGACCGAGAGGTCGCTCGGCACCTGCCGCCCCATCGCCTTGGCCGCCTGGATCGTGCCGAGGGCCAGGACGTCGGTGGTGCACGCGACCGCAGTCAGGTCGGGGTACTGGTCGAGCATCTCCTTGGCCGCGCCCGCTGCCGAGTCGATCGTGTTCTCCCAGCACTCCCAGACCGGAACGTCTTCCCGGTCGAGCGCCAGCCCGTCGAACAGGCCGTCGAGCCGCAGCCGCACGACGTCGTAGGGCGAGGACCGCTGGCGCTCCGGGGTGGCCTGGCCACCCGGTCCGCGCTGCGAGCTGATCCGGCTACAGATGATGCCGATCTTCCGGTGCCCCAGCTCGGCCAGGTGCGCGCCGGCCTTGGCGGCCGCCGCCCGGTCGTCGATACCGACGAAGTCGGCTCCGGTCGCGTTCAACGGTTCGTCGACAATGACGGTCGGCAGCGGACGCGCGAGCGCGGCTTCCAGGTGCGGGTCGTCGTTCGGCAACGAGTAGACGATGAAGCCGTCGACGGCGGCGGCCGCGGCGAGAGCCGGGTCGGTACCGGCGCCCGGCACCGCGGGGACGAGCAGAAGTCCGGTCTTCGCGTCCTCGCACTCACGCGCCAGGCCGGCGAGGAACTCCACCGCGGCGGGGTCACGGAACGCGTACGACAGGGCCTCGGTGAGGAGCAGCCCGATCGCGCCGGCCCGCCGCGTACGCAGCGAGCGCGCGAGCGGGTCGGGACCGGGATACCCGAGACGCTTCGCCGCCTCGAGGACGCGCTGACGCAGCTGGGGGGACAGCTGGTCAGGGCGGTTGTACGCGTTGGAGACGGTGGTGCGGGACACGCCGAGTTCCGCCGCCAACGACGCGAGCGTGGCGGTTCGACGGGGCTGCCGCTGGACCATGGGCGGACCCTAACCGATCAAGGGCGCTGCGTATACCCGCCAGTAACCGACCGACTTTGTGATGTAGGTCATCTGCACATACCTAGTGTGGGTTTGAAACGATTCATGGCGATAGACATTACTCTTTGCATAGACCCGTTTACTGATTGCGACTCGGTCTGATAATGATGAATCGGATCTAAAGCGCGTCCCTTTCACTCTCTTTCGCCGAACGGCAACGTCGCTGACATGCGGGAGATATGTTTGCTCCACGATCGGGCCTGATGCCCGTTCGCGGGAGGCGGAGCTGTCTGCACCGTCCTCACCACTCGGATCGTCCGGCACGTTCCTGCCGGTGGAAAGGACTGCACCATGGCTACGGTCACGTACAAGGGGGCCAGCCGGATTTACCCCGGCTCGACGAAGCCCGCCGTCGACAAGCTCGACCTCGAGATCCACGACGGCGAGTTCTTGGTCCTGGTCGGCCCCTCCGGTTGCGGCAAGTCGACGTCGCTGCGGATGCTCGCCGGCCTCGAGGACGTCAACGAGGGCGCGATCCTCATCAACGACAAGGACGTCTCGCACCTCCCGCCGAAGGCTCGCGACATCGCGATGGTCTTCCAGAACTACGCGCTCTACCCGCACATGACGGTCGCGGAGAACATGGGCTTCGCGCTGAAGCTCAAGAAGACGCCGAAGGCCGAGATCGCCGAGAAGGTCCGTGAGGCCGCGAAGCTGCTGGACCTGGAGCCCTACCTCGACCGCAAGCCGAAGGCCCTCTCCGGTGGTCAGCGCCAGCGGGTCGCGATGGGCCGGGCGATCGTGCGCCAGCCGCAGGTCTTCCTGATGGACGAGCCGCTCTCGAACCTCGACGCCAAGCTGCGCGTCCAGACCCGTTCGCAGATCGCCGCCCTGCAGAAGCGGCTCGGCATCACCACCGTCTACGTCACCCACGACCAGGTCGAGGCGCAGACCATGGGCCACCGGGTCGCGGTGCTCAAGGACGGCCTGCTCCTGCAGTGCGACACCCCCCGGGTGCTCTACGACAAGCCGGCCAACGCGTTCGTCGCCGGCTTCATCGGCTCCCCGGCCATGAACCTCAAGACGGTTCCGCTGACCGAGGACGGCGCACAGCTCGGCCCCATCGTCGTGCCGCTCACCCGCGAGCAGGTCAAGGCCGCCGGTGAGGGCGGCGCGAAGACGGTGACGATCGGTTTCCGCCCGGAGGCGATCAGCCTGGTCTCCGACGGCACCGGGCTTCCGGTGATCGTCGACCTGGTCGAGGAGCTCGGGTCGGACGCTTACGTCTACGGCCACGCGGAGATCGACAGCGAGGACACCCGGATCGTCACCCGCACCGACGGTCGGACGATCCCGGCGCTCGCCGACACCGTGCACCTGCAGATCGACAAGGACGAGGTGCACGCGTTCCACGCCGAGAGCGGCAAGCGCCTCGACTGAGGATTGTTCAGCCGGCCTCTGCGCTGCAGAGCTGAGCGGCTGAATGGTTCGCACTAGTTCGTAGTAGGAAAGACCTGCGCCGACGCATTCGGCGCAGGTCTTTCCACGTTCTGGGGGTCAGCATCGTCAGCGAGTTGTCAGCGATCGTGCTCGTCGCGGTGGTCGTCCTGGCGTTGGCAGCACTGGGGTGGCGACCGCTGGTACGGCACTCGGGAACCCATCCGCTCGTCGCGATCGGGTTGCTGCTGAGCCTGGCCGGGGTCGCGATCGTGACGCTCACTCCTGCGCCCACGCCGTTCGCGAACCACTGGCAGGGATGGGGATGCGTCCGAGCCGGCTGGCAGCCCGACTGGGTTCCGTGGCCGTTCGTGGGAACGATCAACGGGCGCAGCCTCAACGTCTGGATGTTCGTGCCGCTCGGTGCGTTCATCGCGCTGACCGGTACACGCAAGCCCGCGACGCTGTGGACGCCGTTCACGCTCGCGGCGTTCGCGACGCTCCTGCCGTTGGGGATCGAAGCGGCTCAACGGCTACTGCCGCTGAGCCGGTTCTGCGACACCCGGGACGTTGCGGACAACGTCTACGGGCTGCTGATCGGCGTCGGGCTGGGACTGGCGCTTCGGCCGGCCCGCCACCGCTTCCGTCAGCTGCTCCCGTCGTGACGCGCGCTCCCACGCCCAGATACGTCGAATCCGCTTCCACGAGCTCCGTGGAAGCGGATTCGACGTGAATCAGCGCGGAAGGCGGCGCTGGCGCGCTACCTCGGCGAGCAGCACGGCGGCCGCCACCGATGCGTTGAGCGACTCGGTGTCGGCGGTCATCGGGATCGACACCCGCTGGTCACAGGCCTCGCCGACCAACCGCGACAGCCCGCGTCCCTCGGAGCCCACCACGATCACCACCGGGTCGGTGCCCACCTCCAGGTCGTCGGAGGTCACCTCGCCGTCGGCGTCCAGACCGAGCACGGTGAACCCCTCGTCCTGCAGCGACCGCAGCGTCCGGGTGAGGTTCGTGACGCGAGCCACCGGCACCCGAGCCGCCGCACCGGCCGACGTCCGCCACGCGGTGGCGGTCATGCCCGCGGCACGACGCTCCGGAAGTATCACGCCGTGGGCGCCGAACGCCGCAGCCGAGCGCACCACCGCACCAAGGTTGCGCGGGTCGGTGACACCGTCCAGCGCGACCAACAACGGCGTCCCGGACACCGACGCCAGCACCTCCGGCAGGTCGGCGTAGGCGTACGGCGGCACCTTGAGCCCGATGCCCTGGTGCAGCACTCCCCCGGTCATCCGGTCGAGCTCGGTGCGGCTGACCTCGATGATCGACAGACCCCGGTCGCCTGCGGTCTGCACCGCCTCGTTGATCCGCTCATCGATGTCGACGCCGAGCGCGAGGAACAGCGCGCTGGCCGGGATCTCCGCCCGCAGCGCCTCGACCACCGGGTTGCGGCCGACGAGCAGCTCGGCGCCCTCCCGAGAGCCCTGCGCACGCCGCCCGGGTGCCGTACGCGCCCGCTCGGAGCCGGGCGAGGGAGATCGCCGAGCCGCTGCCGCCGACTTCTTGTGCGCCTGGTGCTTGTACCGGTCGACGGCCTTGGGCGTCGGCCCCTTGCCTTCCAGTGCCTTACGACGCTGGCCGCCCGAACCGACGACTGCGCCCTTCTTGGTGCCCGCCTTGCGGCGGTTGGGGCGCTGGCTGTTGCCGGGCATACGTATCGCTTTCGATCGAAATGGAGAGCTACAAAGACCAGCGGGGACCCGCCGGCGTGTCCTCAACCACGATACCGGCGTCCTTGAGCTGATCCCGGATGCCGTCTGCGGCACCGAAGTCCTTCCGCGCCCGGGCAGCCTGACGCTGTTCCAGCGCCACCGCCACCAGCGAGTCGACGACGCTCCGCAGGTCCTCCGACGCACCGTCGTGGGCAGTCCACTGCGACGGGTCGAGTCCGAAGACCTCGAGCCCGCCCCGGACCTCGGCCAACGCCGAGCGCACCGCCGCATCGTCCCCGGTGGCCAGCGCCGCGTTCCCGGCCCGCACCGCCTCGTGCACGGACGCGATCGCAGCCGGCGTGCTCAGGTCGTCGTCGAGCGCGTTGACGAACGCCGGCGACAACGAGGTCTCACCGGCCCCGACCCGCTCGACTGCCCGCTCGACGAAGTTCTCGATCCGCCGGTACCCGACAGCGGCCTCGAGCAGCGATTCCTCGCTGTAGTCGATCGTCGAGCGGTAGTGCGGCGTCGCCAGGTAGTAGCGGAGGTCGACGGCGCGGACCAGACCCAGGACGTGCGGCAGGTCGATCACGTTCCCGATCGACTTGCTCATCTTCTCCGGACCGAGGTTCAGCAGCGCGTGGTGCACCCAGTAGTTCGCGAACCCGAATCCGGCGGCCTTCGACTGGGCGATCTCGTTCTCGTGGTGCGGGAACACCAGGTCGAGGCCGCCACCGTGGATGTCGAACGTCTCGCCGAGGTAGCGGCCGGCCATCGCCGAGCACTCGAGGTGCCAGCCCGGACGGCCCGGGCCCCACGGCGTCGGCCAGGACGCGGTCGCCGGCTCTTCGGGCTTACGGCTCTTCCACAGTGCGAAGTCGCGGGGGTCGCGCTTGCAGTGCTCGTCCGTCCCGTCGCCCTGCACGTGGTCGAGCCGCTGCCCGGAGAGCGCGCCGTACTCGGGGTAGGAGACGACGTCGAAGTACACGTCACCGTCGGCCGCGTACGCGTGACCACGCTCGATCAGCGTGTGCATCAGCTCGATCATCTCGGGCACGTGGCCGGTCGCCCGCGGCGCGATCGTGGGCGGCTGGCACCCGAGGGTCGCGTACGCGTCGGCGAACGCGCGCTCGTTGGTGTACGCCAGGGCCCACCACTCGAGGCTGCCGGCCTTCGCCAGGATCTTGTCGTCGATGTCGGTGACGTTCTGCACGAACGTCACCGCGTAACCCGACCGGGTCAGCCACCGCCGCAGCACGTCGTAGTTGACGGCCGAACGCAGGTGCCCGATGTGCGGAGCGGACTGCACCGTCGGACCGCACAGGTAGATCCCGCATCGCCCCGGCGAGAGGGGGACGAACTCGCGGATCGACCTGCTGGCAGTGTCATGGAGACGGAGCGTCACGCCGCGCGATTCTACGCGGACCCGAGACCGCGGTGCCTCGCCCGGACCAGTACCCGACACGGAATCCGGACGTTGCCGCAACCCCGAGGACTCCCAGCCCCCTCTTAAGAGGGCAGGCACCCGGCGAAGTCAGTGCTCCGGAGAGGGATGGGCGTGGCCGACCAAGAGGACGAGGAGTACCACGAGTACGTCCGGTCCGCGCTACCGGCGTTACGCCGGCTGGCCTACGTCCTCAGCCAGGACGGCCACCGCGCCGACGACCTGGTGCAGAGCGCGCTGGTGAAGCTCTACCTGCGCTGGGACCGGGCACGCACGGCCACCAACCGGGACTCCTACGCCCGGACGGTGCTGATCCGGGTGTTCCTCAGCGAACGCCGCACGGGCTGGGCCCGGCGCGTGGTGCTGGTCGACCATCTCCCGGAGAGCATGGTGACCGGCCCGGATCCGGCCGCCACGCTGGCCCTCCGGGCCGCGTTGGCGACGCTGCCCGCGAAACAGCGCGCCACGTTGGTCCTCCGTTACTACGCAGACCTCTCGGTGGACGAGACGGCCGAGGCGCTCGGCTGCCCGGCGAACACGGTGAAGAGCCACACCGCACGGGGTCTCGCGGCACTGCGCCGATTACTCCCCGACGAGTCCTACCCCACCGAGACGAGGAGTGGACGATGAACGAAACGACACTCCGGACCTTGTTGCACGACGTCGCGGCGGAGACGCCGGAGACGACCGCAGTGGACTCCTACCTGGCGGCCGAGACCGCCCGGCGTCAGCTGCGCTCGCGTCAGCGGCTGGTGACCATCGGCGCGGCGGCGCTGGTCCTGCTGGTGACGGTGGCGGCGGTCGTGGTGGCAGCGGTGGTGCGCGACCGCCCAGCGCCGCCTGTCGTTCCCGGTCCCAAGCCGTCGGCACCCCCAGCTCCCACCGCGTTCGACCCGGCCGACACCCGGCTGCAGATGGGCTTCCTGCCGCCGGGGTTCGACCGATGGGTGAGGCGGCTGGAGAGCCCGGGGGTCCGCTTCCAAACGACCAAGGACAACACCTCCGGTCGAGAGATCGACGTCTACCTGGCCGCACGTGGAGCACGGTTGGCCTCGGCCCCACGCATGGATGGCTTCGCCG
Above is a genomic segment from Cryptosporangium minutisporangium containing:
- the cysS gene encoding cysteine--tRNA ligase, which codes for MTLRLHDTASRSIREFVPLSPGRCGIYLCGPTVQSAPHIGHLRSAVNYDVLRRWLTRSGYAVTFVQNVTDIDDKILAKAGSLEWWALAYTNERAFADAYATLGCQPPTIAPRATGHVPEMIELMHTLIERGHAYAADGDVYFDVVSYPEYGALSGQRLDHVQGDGTDEHCKRDPRDFALWKSRKPEEPATASWPTPWGPGRPGWHLECSAMAGRYLGETFDIHGGGLDLVFPHHENEIAQSKAAGFGFANYWVHHALLNLGPEKMSKSIGNVIDLPHVLGLVRAVDLRYYLATPHYRSTIDYSEESLLEAAVGYRRIENFVERAVERVGAGETSLSPAFVNALDDDLSTPAAIASVHEAVRAGNAALATGDDAAVRSALAEVRGGLEVFGLDPSQWTAHDGASEDLRSVVDSLVAVALEQRQAARARKDFGAADGIRDQLKDAGIVVEDTPAGPRWSL
- a CDS encoding SigE family RNA polymerase sigma factor produces the protein MADQEDEEYHEYVRSALPALRRLAYVLSQDGHRADDLVQSALVKLYLRWDRARTATNRDSYARTVLIRVFLSERRTGWARRVVLVDHLPESMVTGPDPAATLALRAALATLPAKQRATLVLRYYADLSVDETAEALGCPANTVKSHTARGLAALRRLLPDESYPTETRSGR